A single genomic interval of Seriola aureovittata isolate HTS-2021-v1 ecotype China chromosome 10, ASM2101889v1, whole genome shotgun sequence harbors:
- the znf277 gene encoding zinc finger protein 277: MAASDGSKDGQDSILEPLCFPEQPADGCSVPSLQHPSAEPLVCLFCSESVPLLQKDVLLKHLLLEHKMVIADVKLIADLPKYMLYWKGRFLEQPVTDFCSVIKTNSTGPIEKQEDYFLLCDVLPEDRVLREKLQQKRLEEVLEQQQKERDDSSFHRLCMFCSEEFSGNRSSLLNHMAREHSFSIGLPDNIVYCNDFLDALQSKLDNLQCLYCEKTFRDKTTLKDHMRKKAHRRINANNHAYDRFYVINYLELGKTWEEVQSEDDRELVDDEDDDWSDWQAHPVSAVCLFCDHQSETMEQIYTHMKEAHGFDLHMLRTELNLRFYQQVKLVNFIRRQIHQSRCYGCQEKFDSRAAVLRHIMAEGHVMKLPDVSTWDQPQYYFPTYENDALLCTLSDSDEDESDRTNRGEDVPVIAEDISNLRALKQSSVLNQLLKSRSSCS, encoded by the exons ATGGCCGCCAGCGACGGGAGTAAAGATG GTCAGGACAGTATCCTGGAGCCGCTGTGTTTTCCGGAGCAGCCGGCCGACGGCTGCAGTGTTCCCAGTCTGCAGCATCCCAGTGCCGAGCCGCTGGTGTGTCTCTTCTGCTCCGAGTCCGTCCCCCTCCTGCAGAAAGACGTCCTCCTCaaacacctgctgctggagCACAAGATGGTCATCGCCGACGTCAAACTGATCGCAGACCTCCCGAA GTACATGTTGTACTGGAAAGGCAGATTCCTGGAGCAGCCGGTCACAGATTTCTGCAGCGTGATCAAAACTAACTCCACCGGCCCGATCG AGAAACAAGAGGACTACTTCCTGCTGTGTGACGTCCTCCCTGAGGACCGAGTCCTCcgagagaagctgcagcagaaacgACTG GAGGAGgttctggagcagcagcagaaggagagagacgaCAGCAGCTTCCATCGTCTGTGCATGTTCTGCAGTGAGGAGTTCAGTGGAAACAG GTCGTCGCTGCTGAACCACATGGCCAGAGAACACTCCTTCAGCATCGGCCTGCCCGACAACATCGTCTACTGCAACGACTTCCTGGACGCTCTGCAGAGCAAACTGGACAA TCTTCAGTGTTTGTACTGTGAGAAGACGTTTCGAGATAAAACCACGCTGAAGGATCACATGAGGAAGAAAGCTCACCGCCGCATCAACGCCAACAACCACGCATACGACCGCTTCTACGTCATCAACTACctg GAGCTGGGGAAAACCTGGGAGGAGGTGCAGAGTGAAGACGACCGAGAGCTGGTGGACGACGAGGACGA TGATTGGTCGGACTGGCAGGCTCATCCAGTGTCAGCGGTGTGTTTGTTCTGCGATCATCAGTCGGAGACGATGGAGCAgatctacacacacatgaag GAAGCCCATGGCTTTGATCTCCACATGCTGAGGACAGAACTCA ACCTCAGGTTCTACCAGCAGGTCAAACTGGTGAACTTCATCCGGCGGCAGATCCACCAGAGCCGCTGCTACGGCTGCCAGGAGAAGTTCGACTCCAGAGCCGCCGTCCTGCGACACATCATGGCTGAAGGTCACGTGATGAAGCTGCCGGACGTGTCCACCTGGGACCAGCCGCA gtATTACTTCCCCACGTACGAGAACGACGCCCTCCTGTGCACGCTGTCCGACAGCGACGAAGACGAGAGCGACAGGACGAATCGCGGCGAGGACGTCCCTGTGATCGCAGAGGACATCTCCAACCTCAGAGCCCTGAAGCAGAGCAGCGTCCTCAACCAGCTGCTGAAGAGCAGAAGCTCCTGCAGCTAG